TCGGCGAATTCCGCATGCGGGCGGCCGTCTGTGCGGTTAGGGCTCGTTGTTGTCGGGCGGCCGCTGCGGACCTGGCACCATGCCTTTGAGATCCGGGTCCTCCTCACCGGCGACCCGGATGAGGGCCGGCTTTTCCTGTTTCCGTTGGTCGCGGCGCAACGCCTTGGCCTGCTGCCGTTCCTGTTGTGTGTGTTGCCGATGCCGTTTTTTGAGTGAGGTGTGGCCCATGAGATCCTCCCGGGATGCGGTTATTCGCACCCTCTATCACGGAGTCGATGGCCCGCTTGGCTGCTTCGTATGCGGCTGTCTTGGCCTCCCATTCGGACTTGTAGCCATCAGGGGAGTTCTTGCCGGATTCGCGGGGAGGGGCCTCCACTAGTCCCGGAATCGTAAAACGGCAGAACCAGATTCCCTGCCTGTTTTGTTCCGGAAGAAGAATAATCTTTTTCCCCTTGGAATAGCAGATCTCAGTCATGCTCCCTCGTTGGGTGACGGCCTCTATTCGGCCGCGAGGCCCGCCCTGAATCAGGCGGACCGTACAAAACGGTCGTCGGCGAATGCGCTCCGCAGGTGTGCGGTCACAGAGCGGCGATAGGGTTCTTTCTGCCGCGCCATGATGATCAGGTTCTCTTTGTCGAGCAGAATGGAAAGGTCGTGTTCCGTGACCAGTTGCCGGGTCGGAGAGCCGACATTGAGCCGGTATTGCGTTTTTCCGTCAGGATTCCGCTCAGGCCCCGAAACGAATTCTGTCAGGCCATCGATGATGCCGTCATGTCCTTCCTGGCGATGCCGAACCATGGTCCCATCGGGAATGCGGACCCAGGGCTTCTCTGTGCGTGCGGGATGGGGTGATACAGTCGTCATGCGGGGTCTCCTTATGCCTTCATCCTGATCTTCCGCCTTCGGCTGAAGGGCGGGCCACTTCGATAACCAGGCGCATGCCACTCTGGCATGCGCCGCAAGCGATGACGGAGGAACGGTGCAGACTGTCAGAACGATCGCGCGCCGGCGCAGAGGGAACGGACGGAATGATGAGGGAGTACGAGCATGCGGGATGCACTGATGCAGTCACTGTACCACGCACTTGGGTAAATAGCGAACGCGGAGCAGTACTATTGCCGCGATGATAGAGATGGTGGAATGGAGTATGGGCAACGGGCGTCATGTCTCGCTCAATATCCGATTCTTTGTTTGCAAGGACGCATGTTGCCGGTTCTTTCGGTGGCTTGTAGAATGATAATGAAAATTATGGTATTGTAAACTCTGTCGATTCTCCCATCTCTCGCGCATCCCCATCTTCCTCAGCGCGTCTGATCCCTCGGTCTCCGTCGTCCTCTCGAACTCCGTGCGCCCGCAGCGCCTTCAATTGTGTGCGAGTGAATTGAACGGTATCAGGGTCTGGTCCGCGGTGCATCTTTGATCTCGGAGAACGTGCACGTTCGCATGCGCTTCATGGAATGGGTCCATCCTGAAGTGCCAACTGTGGACCCGATGTGAAATGAGGAGGAGCGCGATGACAACCAAATGGTTCGCGACACAAGTCCTGGGGCTCTCGGTCGTGCTGGCGATGGGGCCGTGGATGGCGCTGTCAAGCGATGCGGCTGATCAGGTGGAGAAAGGCGCGCGGGTGTCTGTGCAAGCGAACGCGCTGAGCCAGGTTGCAACGGGCGCAGTAGAGGATACGCTCAAGGCCTGCTTGGCAAGAATTCCCGCGGTGGCGACGGTTGGACAACGCCTGTTGGCTGAACGGAGCTGTACGCATGAGGAGGGGGCCCGCACGCTGAGCGCAGATGCGTTGAAGTTCTGAGTCTGTGCAGCACCGTATCTGATGTGGCCAGCCATCCCGGAAGGAACGGCTGGCCCTGAAGATGTCCTGGCTCCTCCCAGCAATGGAGCAATCGAGACGGCAACATCATTAAAAGAAGGTAGGGCGCGTGTATGAAGTGTTTACGATGCCAAGGGCTGATGATGGCCATCGAGCTGAGAGATGCGTCGAGTCAGGATGCCGTGGGAGGCTGGCGGTGTCTGCTCTGTGGTGAGACGACGGATCCCGGCATTCAAGCCAATCGAGCGAGCCACCAGTCTCCGCCTCGGAGCCGGGCCAGGGTTCCCGGGGCTCCTCCCGTGCATCCAGGCAAAGGGAGGCCGAAGAGCGGCGCCCGGGTTCTTGGCAGGGCCACGGAGTGATGGGGGCTGGCGCCGCTGGAAGGGAGCATGACGGTGTGGAACTGGGAGGCGATCTGGCCGGCGGGCCTCGTGATGGGTTCGGTGATCCTTGCGATCATCGATGCCCTCAGGAGAGCCGTGGCCTCGAAACGCTGATCCCCAGGGAGGCCAGTGAGGCAGTGCTATCAACACAACGGAGGACGGTATGAAACAGACACAACGGACCTATGTGCTGACATTGAATGGTTCCCCGCAAAAGGGCCTTCGGCTATGGACGGGGAAGAGCCTTCATGCCTTGCGTCATTGCTCGGCCAAACAGATCGCTCAGGCCTTGCGTGAACTGCAACAGACCGTGGACAGCGTGCATGCTCCCGTCTTGCCGTCGAGCGGATCCTATTCGCTGAACCGGGGGCGATAGCTCACCCTGCCGATTCTTCGATCTCTGTCGCGTGCGTCCCTTCCCATCGAGCCGCGCGATCGCACACTTCTTGCGTCCGCTTGTGCAGCGGATTGCTCCCGAAGCATCAGGATCGAACAGGGAGACCCATGGATACAGTGCCTTCATTTGTTCCTTTGAGTGCAGAGCTGAACGAGCCGATACGCGCCGAGTTGTTTGGCGCCGAGCGCCTTGAACAGCATGCGGAGAGTCTGGCGGTGGCGCAGGTTGTGACGGACGACTCCCGGCGGGGCGGACTCCTCATGCCCCGCGTCCTGGAGAATGGACGGGTGTTGGTGGATTCCTACCGGACGATCGCCCGCGCGATTCGTGATGAGAAGGCCATTACCCCTGCCGCGGAGTGGCTGGTCGATAATTTCCACATTGTGGATGAACAGCTTCGCGAGATTGTCGATGATTTGCCCCCTGGGTATTACCGGCAATTGCCGAAGCTGGCATCCGGGCATTTGCAGCAGTATCCACGGGTATTCGGGGTCGCCTGGGCATTCGTCGCGCACACCGACAGCCGGTTCGATCCCGACATGCTGCGCCGGTTTGTTGTGGCCTATCAGCGTGTGCAACCGCTGACGATGGGGGAATTATGGGCCGTGGCGATTTCGCTGCGTGTCGTGCTCGTCGAAAACCTTCGCCGGCTGGCTGAACGGATGGTGCAGAGCCGCGCCGCCAGGCTGGAAGCCGACGAACTGGCAGACAGCCTGCTGGGGAGCGGGGCGGTGGCCCCTGAGTCTCCGGCCACGGCGTTGCGCCGGTTTGAACACAGGCCATTGGCCACGGCGTTTGCCGTGCAGCTGGTCCAGCGGCTTCGCGACCTGGATCCCAAGGTGCGTCCTGTGCTGCGGTGGCTGGACGAACGGCTGGCCGCGCAGGGGACGACCGCCGACGACATGGTGCATGCCGAGCATCAGCAACAGGCGGCCATGAGTGTGACCGTGCGCAATGTCATTACCAGCATGCGGCTGACCTCGGCTTTCGACTGGGCGGAGTTTGTCGAGCACGTCAGCCTGGTGGATGCGATGTTGCGGCGTGCTTCCGGTTATGCCGAGATGGATTTTGTCACCCGAGACACCTACCGGCATGGCGTTGAAGATCTCTCGCGCGGCACGGGGCTTTCTGAAATCGACGTGGCCACGCGTGTGGTGCAGCGCGCTCTGCAGGCGGGGGCTGAGGCTCATGCGTCGGCACAGCCGGAGCGGGAACGGCAGCGGGATCCCGGCTATTACCTCATCTCACAAGGCCGCCGGGCCTTTGAACGCGAACTGGGCTACCGGGAGTCCTGGAAGCAGCGGCTGGTGCGGTGGTATGTCCAGGCGTCGGCGCCTGGCTATTTGGGATCGCTGGCCGTTGTGACCGCCATGGTTCTGGCCTTGCCGCTGTGGTACGCGGATCACACGGGTGTGGGCATCGCGGGTCTCGCCTTGCTCGGTCTTCTGGCCCTCGTCCCTGCATCGGATGTCGCGATGGCGCTGATCAATCGGACCGTGATGACGATTCTCGGTCCGCGGCCTTTGCCCCGCATGGCGTTGCGCAACGGCATCCCGAAAGAGTTGCGGACGATCGTCGTGGTGCCCACGCTGCTGACGGATCCACAGGGCATTGAGGAGCACGTCGAGCGGTTGGAAGTGCACTATCTGGCGAATGCGGATGAGGACTTGCGCTTCGTGCTGCTTTCTGACTGGCGAGATGCGCCGAGTGAATGCCTGCCGGGCGATGCCGAGCTGCTGGCGAGCGCGGGCGAGGGGATCGCGCGTCTGAACCGGCGGTATGGCCCCGCGGCCGGAGGCGGATCGCGTTTTGTGCTGTTGCATCGCCGTCGCCTCTGGAACGAGTCCGAGCATCTCTGGATGGGATGGGAACGGAAGCGCGGCAAGCTGCACGAGTTGAATCAATTGCTGCGCGGTTCGGCAAGCACGACGTTCATATCCGTCTGCGGGCATCCTCCCGAAGTCATTCCATCGGTCCGGTTTGTCATCACGCTGGATGCCGATACACGGCTGCCGCGAGGAGCTGCGCACCGCTTGATCGGCACTATGGCCCATCCGCTGAACCGGCCCCGGTTCGACCCGCGCGCCGGTCGTGTGCTCGATGGCTATGGAGTCGTGCAGCCGCGCATTACGCCGTCGCTGCCGGGCAGCGGCGAGGGGTCCTATTTTCAACAAACGTTTTCCGGCCCCAGCGGGGTCGATCCCTACGCCTCGGCCGTGTCCGATGTCTACCAGGATTTGTTTCGGGAAGGATCGTACACCGGCAAGGGCATTTATGAGATCGACGCGTTCGAGGCGGCGCTGGCCGGGAAGGTGCCGGATAATACGATGCTCAGTCACGATCTCTTTGAAGGGCTGTTCGCGCGCGCGGCCCTGGCGACCGACATCGAACTGTTCGAAGCCTTTCCCGCCCATTATGAAGCGGCGGCCGCCAGACAGCATCGCTGGGCGCGCGGCGATTGGCAGTTGCTGCCCTGGCTGTTCGGTCGCGGACACACCGGTTCAATGCCTGCTCGACCGGTCACGATTCCCGCGATCGGCCGCTGGAAGATGGCCGATAATCTTCGCCGTACGTTGTCGGCTCCCACGGCCTGTCTGACATTGATCGCCGGGTGGCTGCTGCCGAAGGGATCGGCCTGGGTGTGGTCCGGATGTATTCTGAGCGCCATCGCGATTCCCTCGCTCGTGTCCGTTGTACTCGGGCTCTACCCACGCCGGCCCGGTGTGGCGCTGCGTACTCATTTGCGAGGGGTTGGCGCCGACCTCAAGTTGGCCGCGGCGCAAATCGGCTTGACGTCCACCTTCCTCGCGCATCAGGCCTGGCTCATGATGGATGCGATTGTTCGGACGCTCGGACGGCTTGCGATCACGCACCGGCCGATGCTGGAATGGGTGACAGCGGCGCAAGCCGAGCAAGCGTACACGTGCAACTTGACCGGGATGTACCGCCGCATGGCCGGCAGTGTGGCGCTGGCCGTCCTGGCAGGCGGCGGAGTGGCGGTGTGGGGAGGGGAGGGTTCCTGGGCCGCTGCGGCTCCGTTTCTCCTGCTCTGGGTGGCGGCTCCTGCCGTGGCGCGGTGGGTCAGTCTGCCGCCTCCACAGATCGGGGCCGAGCCGGTGTCCCCGGCGGATGCCAGAGCCCTGCGATTGATTGCGCGCCGGACCTGGCGGTTCTTCGAGACGTTCGTCTCCTCGGAGGACCATGCACTGCCCCCCGATAACTTTCAGGAAGATCCGAAACCCGTCGTCGCGCATCGCACATCTCCGACGAATATCGGGCTCTATCTGCTCTCCACCCTGGCCGCCCGTGATCTGGGCTGGCTGGGGACGGTCGAGGCGGCCGAACGGCTGGACGCCACGCTGGCCACCATGCACCGTCTCGAGCGGTGCCACGGACATTTTTACAACTGGTACGACACGCGTACGCTGTGCCCGCTGGATCCCAAGTATGTGTCCTCGGTCGATAGCGGGAATCTCGCGGGACATTTGGTGGCCGTGAGCAATGGATGCCGCGAACTGATTCAGTCCTCCTCTATCGACGGCAATCTGTTGGCCGGCATCGATGATGCCATCCAGTTATTACGCGAGGCACTCGCAGAGATACCGGATCAGCGACAGACACACACGGTGACTCGCAAACAGTTGAGCCAGGCGGTCGATCTGGTGGCGGCCGCGTTACGGTCGCGGCCGGGCGATGCCGCAGGGTGGACGAGCCGGATTGGCCACCTGCATACCGTCTCCCGTACGGTGGCCGATATGGCGCAGGCCCTCTCGCAGGAGCGGGGAGAAGGGCCGGACGGGGAGTTGCGCATCTGGGCCGAGGCGATCCGCGTCTGCGTCGAGAGCCATGTTCGGGACGCGGCGCTGGTGCTTCCCTGGATCCGCTTCAGTGACAAAGACCTTGCGGCTCTGTTCGATGGACCTTCTGGGCCGTCCCCGGAGTGGGCGGTCATTGCGCCGCACTTCCATCCCGTTCCCACGCTGGCCAGCGCGCCGGAACGGTGTGAGGCCGCGCTCCGTGCGCTCGACTCCCTGCGGAGCGAACGGCTCAGCACTCCCGCGCCGCACCGGGTCAGTTTGGGGCGGATTGCGGCCTTGGCTGACGCGCTGCGGCAATCGGCTGCCGATGTCACGCTGTTGACCCGGCGTCTCGCGGCAATGGCGGACGACGCGGAACGTCTGGTGCGCGCCATGGATTTCGCCTTCTTGTTCGATCCGACGCGCAAGCTGCTTTCCATCGGCTATCGTGTGGCGGACAACAGTTTGGATCCCAGCTGCTACGACTTATTGGCGTCGGAGGCCAGGCTGGCGAGCTTTCTGGCTATCGCGAAGGGGGATGTGCCGGCCTCGCACTGGTTTCACTTGGGCCGGGCGTTGACGCCGGTGGGGACGGGTTCCGCGCTGGTGTCCTGGTCTGGTTCGATCTTCGAATATCTGATGCCCGCGCTGGTGATGCGGTGCCCGCCTGGCAGCTTGCTGAGCCGGACCTATGACCTGATTGTGCATCGGCAGATTCAGTATGGGGCGGAACGCGGCGTGCCCTGGGGGGTGTCGGAGTCGGCCTACAATGCCAGAGATCTGGATTTGACCTACCAGTATTCCAGCTTCGGGGTGCCGGGTCTTGGCCTCAAGCGCGGTCTGATCGACGATGTCGTCGTGGCCCCTTATGCGACGGCGCTCGCGGCCATGATCGATCCCGCCGCGGCGGTGCAAGGATTCGCTCGACTGGCCGAGGCCGGCGGACGGGGCGCATATGGCTATTATGAGGCGCTGGATTATACCGGCACACGCGTTCCTGACGGGGCATCGGTGACGGTCATCCAGGCCTATATGTCGCATCATCAGGGCATGACGCTCATTGCCATCGCAAATGTGCTGAACGGCGGGGCGATGCGAAGCCGCTTTCACGCCGAGCCGATGGTCCGGGCGGCGGAGCTCCTGCTCCAGGAACGCACGCCGCGCGATGTGCCGGTGACGAGGCCGCGAGCGGACGAGGTATCTGCCGTGGCGCAGGTCCGCGATCTCATTCCGCCGGTCGTGCGGCGATTGACGTCGCCGCATGAGGAGACACCGCGCACCCATCTGCTCTCGAATGGGCAGTATGCCGTGATGGTGACGGCGGCAGGCTCGGGCTATAGCCGATGGCGGGATATGGCTGTGACGCGCTGGCGGGAGGATGCGACGCGGGATAATTGGGGCGCCTATGTATTTCTCCGCGACATGACGACGGGGGGTGTCTGGTCCGCGGGGTATCAGCCCAGCGGCGTCGAGCCTGACGACTATGAGGTGACGTTTTGCGAAGAACGCGCGGAGATTATCCGGCGGGATGGCAAGTGGAGCACCACGCTCGAGGTGGTGGTGTCATCAGAGGATGATGCCGAAGTCCGGCGCCTTTCGATCAGCAATCTGGGCGCCAGCGCCCGCGATCTGCAAGTCACCTCCTATGCCGAACTGGCTCTGGCTCCGCAGGCGGCCGATGTCGCCCATCCGGCTTTTGGCAATCTCTTTGTGCAGACGGAATTCGTGCAGGAGGTGGGGGCATTGCTCGCCACTCGGCGCAGACGGTCAGACGAGGAACCGGCGGTCTGGCTCGCTCATGTGGTGGTGGTCGAAGGGGAGACGGTGGGGGCCTTGGAATATGAAACGGATCGTGCCCGATTTTTGGGCCGCGGGCATCATGTCCGTACGGCCGTCTCGATGATGGACGGCCGGCCGCTGTCGAATACAGCCGGGTCCGTCCTCGATCCTATGATGAGTCTGCGCCGCACGGTGCGTGTGCCAGCTGGAGGGACGGTGCATGTCGTGTTTTCAACTATTGCCGGGTCCACTCGCGAGCAGGTGCTGGACCTGGCGGATAAGTATTGCGATGCGAGGGTATTTGAGCGGGCCGTGTCGCTGGCCTGGACGCAGGCGCACGTCCAACTGCATCATCTCGGCATTGAGACCGGTGAAGCGCAGCTCTTTCAGCGATTGGCGAATGCGGTGTTATATGCCGATGCCTCCCTGCGGCCCTCTGCAGAGACGCTGGCCGACAGTACGCTGGATCGTACGGCACTCTGGGCCCATGGCATCTCCGGTGATTTGCCCATCGTCTTAGCCTCGGTTGATAAGGCGGAGGATGTCGATCTCGTCCGGCAATTGCTTCGGGCCCATGAATATTGGCGCATGAGACAGCTGGCGGCCGATGTGGTCATCCTGAACGAGAAGGCGTCGTCATACGAGCAGGGCCTGCAAGGCTCGCTGGAGGCGCTGGTGAAAGGCAGCCGATTGCGCCTCTGTCCTGATACCGGAGCGCCACGGGGCGGCATTTATCTCCTGCGGACCGATCTGCTCTCTGCGCAAGACCGGCTGCTCTTGCAGCAAGCGGCCCGGGTTGTGCTGTTGAGCCGGCGGGGCTCGTTGGCGGAGCAGGTGACCCGATTACAGCGCCGGCAGAGCCCCCCGCCACCCACGGCGCCAATCCGGCGTGTTCAGAAACGGCTGGATGTGCCCTTGCCTGACCGGAACCTCGAATTTTTTAACGGACTGGGCGGTTTTGCCGATGAGGGCCGTGAGTATGTCACGATGCTTGGTGAAGGGCTGAGGACGCCGCGCCCGTGGGTCAACGTGATTGCGAACCCATCGTTCGGCTTTCTGGTTTCGGAATCTGGCTCGGGGTTCACCTGGTCGTTGAATAGCCACGAGAATCAGCTGACGCCCTGGTCGAATGATCCGGTAACCGATCTATCCGGAGAGGCGTTCTATATCCGCGATGACGAGTCACAGGAGGTATGGAGTCCCACGGCCCTTCCGATTCGCGATGACCCGGCACCCTATGTCGCCTGTCACGGACAGGGCTATAGCCGGTTCCATCATGGGTCGCATGGCATTCTGGCCGAACTGCTGCAATGTGTGCCGCCTGAAGACCCGATCAAGATTTCGAGACTGACGCTGCAGAATCTGTCCGGCCGTTCCCGGCGCTTGTCCATTACGGCCTATGCGGAGTGGGTGTTGGGGAGTTCCCGCAGCGACTCCGCGCCGTATCTCGTGACGGAGATGGATCCCGAGACCGGTGCGCTGTTTGCGCGGAATGCCTGGAGCGGTGAATTCGGCGGCCGCATCGCGTTTTCCGATCTCGCAGGGAAGCAGACGTCCTGGACCGGCGATCGTGCGGAATTCCTTGGCCGCAATGGCACTCCCGAGCGCCCGCTGGCGCTTGCGCTTGGAGGAACATTGTCTGGCCGTGTCGGCGCCGGCCTCGATCCCTGTGCCGCGCTCCAATTGACGATTGAGCTGGCGGCGGACGAACGGGCTGAGATCGTCTGGTTTCTTGGCCAGACGGAGGGACGGGAGCAGTCGCGTCTCTTGGTCGAGCGGTATCGCGGTATGGATATGAACGCGCTCCTGGGCGACGTGATCCGTCGGTGGGATGACGTGTTGGGTGCGGTGCAGGTCCGCACGCCTGAGCGGGCCACGGATGTCATGTTGAACCGCTGGGCCCTCTATCAGACGCTGGTGTGCCGCGTCTGGGCGCGGGCGGCGTTTTATCAGTTGAGCGGGGCCTACGGGTTTCGTGACCAGCTTCAGGATGTCATGGCCCTGAGTGTGGCGGCGCGCGATGTGACCCGTGAGCATCTGCTGCGGGCCGCCGCCCGGCAATTCGTCGAGGGCGATGTGCAGCACTGGTGGCATCCTCCGTCAGGTCGTGGTGTGCGGACCCGTATTTCCGACGACCTGCTCTGGTTGCCGTATGCGGTCGTTCAATTTCTTGAGGTCACGGGCGACATGACCGTGCTCGATGAGCTGGTGCCTTTTTTGGAAGGCGAGAGGTTGGCGGAGGGGCAACAGGAATCCTATTTTCAGCCAAGGGTGTCCGAGACGCGCGCCACGCTCTTTGAACATTGTGCGCGGGCCTTGGACCGGAGTCTGGCTGTTGGCCGTCACGGCCTCCCGCTTATGGGCGCCGGAGACTGGAATGACGGGATGAATCGTGTCGGCCAGGAGGGCAGGGGGGAAAGTGTCTGGCTCGGCTGGTTCCTGCATACGGTGCTCTGGGAGTTTGCCAAAGTGGCCGCCTCCCGAGGCGAGCATGTGCGGGCAGAAGCCTGGCGGCTTCATGTGAGCGCGTTGAAGGCCGCGATCGAGCGGGAGGGGTGGGACGGAGAATGGTACCGGCGCGCGTATTGTGACGATGGGACGCCCCTTGGATCTGCGGCGGGCCAGGAATGCCGGATCGATTCGATCGCGCAGTCTTGGGGTGTGATCAGCGGCGCAGCGGACCCGGCCCGCGGTGCGCGCGCCATGGCGGCGGTGGATCAGTACCTGGTCAACCGGCGAGACGGGCTGATCAGGTTATTGACGCCACCTTTTGACCAGACGGCAATGGATCCCGGATATATCAAAGGCTATCTCCCGGGCATTCGCGAAAACGGAGGCCAATACACGCATGCGGCCGTCTGGACGGTGCTGGCATTCGTGGCACTGGGTGATGGAGATAAGGCCGGCGAATTGTTCCGCCTGTTAAATCCTGTTCAACGCATTGCCTCGCGCGCAAACGTGCAACGGTACAAAGTCGAGCCCTATGTGGTCGCCGGGGATGTGTATGCCGAGCCTCCGCACGTCGGGCGGGGAGGATGGACCTGGTACAGCGGGGCGGCCGGCTGGTTCTATCGGGCCGGTGTGGAAGGAATGCTTGGCTTTCGCTTACGGGGCGCGACTCTCTGCATCGATCCGTGTATTCCACATAACTGGCCCGGGTATTCCATTCAGTTCCGGTATCATTCAGCGGTCTATGACATCTCGGTCGAAAATCCGCACCATGTGAGCCGTGGCGTGACGCTGACAGAGTTGGACGGGCAGCCGGTGACTGGCCGGGAAGGGATTCCGCTTGTTTTCGACGGCGCGCATCGCATTCGGATCGTGTTGGGGTGATGCGCACGGGGTGGTGTCGTACCGTATCCATTGTGTCTGCTTCGCAGGCAGGGGAGACGGCGTGTACTGAAAGGAGGACTGATGATGGGACGCAATGTCCACTCAATGACAACCAGCAATCGGTGGGCTGAGGCGATTGCCGCAAAGGTGTACCTGATTGCCGACGAGTTGGGGCTTCAGACGTACAAATTGACGGATATTAATTGTGCGACGTCCAAACGGCTTCAATCTCTGAACGGCAGCGGAGTGTTGTGCGCCAAGAAGATCGTACAGGGTCGGCCCTATCAGCGGACAGAGGATCTGGTGACAAGGCACGTGCTGTCGCAGGATGTCTATGACGGGATGAAGGATCAGATCATGGTGATGCAACCATGATAGGAGAGGCGGGAATGGGTGTGGGCAAGTAAATTGACGAAGGGAGATGGGCATGACAGCGGACGAACAAATTGTGAAGATGACGGCAGCTATCAAGCAGGCGATCAAGGTGATGGGGGACCGGTTTGGATCGACGGAGGCGGATGTTGCGAGGGCGATTGAAGGGTTGAAACTCTCAACGCAGGCCGACGTGCCGCCGCACCTGCCGTTCTCCTAGTCTTGGCTGGGGGCGCGATTACTGATTCAGTGTTGCTCGGGGACCGGACCAGATGAGGTACGGGGGCTTTTTCAACAGGCCGTTCGCCTGAGGAAAGTGCCGCAGCGCGTAGTCATAGGCATGCGATTGCGCGTGCAGGCTGGTCGAGGCCGACAGATGGTTGGAGACGATCTGAAAAGTAGCCTGATCGTCTTTCCCGAGCGTGGCGGTATAGAGCACGCAGGAAAACTCTTTCTCTTTCGAGCATTGCGTGCTGATGACCAGGTGTGAACCGTCGGGAAATGTCATCAGAAGGTCAAGATTGGTGCGGCTCATCAGTGCCTGCTCCTGTCAAGGTGGTGTTGCGTGCTCATGTCGTGTGCGTGATATGCGGAGTGACGTATAGCCGCAGCGATTGGCCGGCGAATTGCGTGCCCTCCAGCGCGAGGGCCGCGGTCAAGGCTTGCTCGCCGGAGCCCATTTCCACAAAACCGTATCCCGCCGATTTGCCGCTGTGTTTGTGCCGGACGATGGTGGCGCGTGCCACGGCTCCGTATTTCCTGAACAGGTCGCACAGCTCGATGTCCGAGATGCCTTCCGATAGTCCACCGACATAGAGAACCCGTTTCCCCATCGATATTCATATGCTCCCTGGCATGACCTGTTGGGCCTCCGGCGCTATCGTGGATCTCTGGGCTCAAAATAGCCATAGACCAGCACGCCGCACACACTGGTGATATAGACGACGGTGGCCGCACCCAGCGGGTTATGGCTGAACCACTGAAGAAGGTTGTGGAATACGAGCATGCTACGGACGGCCTTTCTTTCATGCCAGTTGCGCCAGGAGCGCAGTGCGTGGGGTCTCTAATCCCGTGATGTCTGTGAACGAGGCGTCTGAATTATCTGGCGTGTCGATCCGGCTGCGCCTCAGCGCGGCCGAAACACTGCCTGTCACGGCATCAGGAACCGTTTGCCGTGCAACGCATGGAAAGAGACGAGTTGGGGCGGGTGGTATGCCGTCGTCCCGCTCACGCAGCGGATTTACGGGACGCCGGCACTCCGGCCGCCAAGCCGCTCTCCCGGCTCTACTCGGCGGCGCCGGTTGCGCCGCGGCGGCTGGTTCTGCTTGCCGCTGATGGATGGTTTCGTCCCAAGGACTTACTTTCCTGAGCCGCGACGCGTGAGCGCGTGTCCGGTCCAATGCCGAATCGGGCCATAGACGACACTTCGAGTCTGATGGTTTCGATGGAAGGGGAATTGTCCACAAGATTGGGATCGGTCAGCCCCAGCATTTCCCAGCGGATCTTCGGTTTATGGACGGATCGGTTCTTCTTCTTGGTCGTCTTGCCGCTTTTCCAGACGGACGAAATCTTCATGGACATGCTCCTTCTACAGGGCCGTAAGATATGCGCCAGGGTGATCCCTGGGCACACGACGGAGAAACCGGAGTCGATCACCATGCAGGATGCCTCCTCGCGTGAATGGCACGAATAACCATTCAACAGGAGTCGGCATAAGCGCCGCTACACTACGGCGACTGT
The Nitrospira sp. genome window above contains:
- a CDS encoding helix-hairpin-helix domain-containing protein encodes the protein MMGRNVHSMTTSNRWAEAIAAKVYLIADELGLQTYKLTDINCATSKRLQSLNGSGVLCAKKIVQGRPYQRTEDLVTRHVLSQDVYDGMKDQIMVMQP
- a CDS encoding RNA-binding protein encodes the protein MGKRVLYVGGLSEGISDIELCDLFRKYGAVARATIVRHKHSGKSAGYGFVEMGSGEQALTAALALEGTQFAGQSLRLYVTPHITHTT